The Prunus dulcis chromosome 3, ALMONDv2, whole genome shotgun sequence genome segment tacaacaatttatatttgtcaattacaaaacacttataacttacagaatccaaaaaccattgtggaaataattcacggtgtttccgggcaaccaaatgtgatggatgttctcgcttcatcatctgttcatgctcatctaagtaggccattatctcatcacaattgttcagtatgaaccaatgcgctacctccatgtcatttcaagaaaacaactctcctcgtccaggatctccaaatggtcgtgcgctttgggcaaaaacagaaagtttttcatttctcatacctccgtcattattgcgttgaggacgattgaaaaccgcctccacatcttttaaatacattccacagaaagtaagcgactcatattgaacccaagcctctataattgatccttcgggctttgctctgttgcgtacactttttttcagctctccgagaagcctgccaaaataaaacgatatgatacaaattagcaaaccgtcgataatgatgcatacacaaatgataaagattatatacctttctattggatacatccagcgatagttgacaggaccagcaagcaatgcctcttccggcaagtgaaccatcacgtgcatcatacttgtgaagaaagctggaggaaatatcatctcaaacttgcataggacttggacaatgtcatggcgcaactgaaacatgtctgtccttcgcaatgtttttgccgccagttgggaaaaaaatctggataacaacatgattggcttcaccacatcttccggcagtaggtgtcgaatacccacaggaagtaggcgttgcataaacacatggcagtcatggctcttaagtccagaaaatttacccccatcgacattcacgcaacgtgcgatattagaagcatacccatcgggaaatttgacagacgatacaaactttagaaacttttttttgtcattcggtttcatagaaaagaatgcaagatcccttctagctttatcactgtccctattcatccataaaccccttcgtatgcccattctttccaaatcaagacgagctttgatcgtgtccttcgccttcccctcgatatctagaatcgtgcccaccaatgtgtcgaatacatttttctcaacatgcatcacatctagattgtgcctcaatttcagtttcgaccaatatgggagctcaaaaaacataggcttgtgcgcccagttcaaatgtgtagaaggtctggtccgactcactgtttttccgaacggagcaaaatccaaacggttcagctgttccaagatctcatcaccgaaccattctctaggtcttaggcgacgctctgtgttcccgtcgaactctttatctttttcccgccattcgtggtcccatggcaaccatctccgatgaccaaggtaacaaacttttcctgcgcgccaaccagaagttacatcttccttgcatacaggacatgccatataaccctttgtgctccacccaaaaaccattgcatatgctggaaaatcattcacagtccacataactgctgcccgcaaagtgaacatcctcccagttgatttatcgtacgtgcgaacaccgcttgtccataaatccttcagctcatcaaccagaggccttaagtacacatcaattgacctgccaggatcctcagttatcaaaacagttatcatcatgtattcttttttcatgcatttccaaggcggcaaattatatgggaatgcgaaaatcggccaagtgttgtggtgttggtttagaaccccatacggattgaatccgtcagtggcaagtcccaatctaacatttcggggatcagcagcaaactcgggaaacgttcgatcgaactctttccatgcctccccatctgcaggatgccgcatcacatcatcgtctacccgtttttccttatgccatctcatgtctgtggcagtatgcatcgacatatacaatctctgcaacctaggtttaaggggcagataacgcatcactttttgtggtatcttagtcgctctattctgggatgtcattttgaacctcgactcattgcatatagggcatgtatccaacgtttcatgctctttgtagaataacatgcaattgtttttgcaagcgcggattttttcataacccaatccaagaccatgcaacaccttctgtgcatgtttatggtctttcggcaaacaattgtccgtcggaagcattctcttgaaaacccccaaaaaggaatcgaaacacaagttcgacatatgatactttatttttccgtgcattagctccacaatggcagtgagaacggaaaagctctcgcaccccgggtataactcttggttggcattttttaacagtttttcatactgctcaaactccgcactgtctattggtgtaggcacgtcatcttccccttcctgattgatgttggtcgatgcgaatggaaaagcatcctgtataatacccatgacttgatcattaggatccacaataggttcaacattgtccactcttggggcatttgaagacgaggcatggtctacttgttcgccgtgaaggttccaaatgctatatgtttcaatcattccattccttactaaatgaaatccaacattttcaattgtctcaaacaacgtgttgttacacctcctacaaggacaacggattctagttgcacccggtttgtgtctacgtgcaaactcaataaaatcctcgattccatccaagtattcgtctgcgcatctattcgggttctttatccaccttctgctcataattcctgaaaccacaatcacaacacaacaatcacaacaacttcatacgaagttataatgtcaccttatgcctccggtaagggccctatcccattcgggaatgcatagtcctgtcacgtaacctacggttacatgagattagatttcgacgtggattaatttcggcagcatctcgacacagttcttgaagtgggcataggtataaatacctacgtaccacccgaagaacgtaccgagatgacaccgaaatctccacaatcgaaacctaatcctgaagccgaagattatgtgacaacactatgcattaccaaactgtccaaataatgggacaattcaagaattaattggaccgcagtcatgccttacgcatccatgcacgaaatccNNNNNNNNNNNNNNNNNNNNNNNNNNNNNNNNNNNNNNNNNNNNNNNNNNNNNNNNNNNNNNNNNNNNNNNNNNNNNNNNNNNNNNNNNNNNNNNNNNNNGCAAAAGATACGAGCAAGAATTAATCCTTCATCATGTAGTATTGGAAAGCTTACGCAGAGAgtaaccaaccaaaaaaaaaaaaaaaaaccttatgTAAGGAAGAATGGTTGAACATGAAAGAAATTAAGAGGAAAAACAAGATTAACCAACCAATCACTATAGGTGAAACAATAGCCAGGGCGCCAGGTTTTATCATCTCCTTTAAAGATGCAGATGCTACAATAGCAACACAACGACTATAATCTGGCTTCTCCGTATAGTCCTACAGAAAAAGCATAATTAGAAGGGGTTACTTTCCATTTATGTACAATAATACCATTTTGTCTTCACAATCAGTTTTAATTCATTTGCAATTAATATCCACTTTAAATAATTTGTTTGAATTAATCGTGCATTTAAATGACATTTAGGGTGCCTGTATAAGAGCACTTCCTGCGGGTCAGTTTTGCCAGGGCAAAAGGGAGCCCCAGGCTGGGTTTAAGCTCCCCAGCAATGAAAGGCAGCCCGGGCAAAAATGGGCCCCATTTACCCAGGCAAGCCCAAAGGCAAGAATTGCCTGAGCTGCTGCCTGGGTTTGCTGATCTCATGCTGACATCAGCAGCATGACGTCATCAACCAATTtaaatactatatatatatattaccaaaaaattctgaattttttttctttctataataGTATTGTGGTGAAGCCTGTGAACCCAAAGAAGAGCTGACTTTATAATAGTAAAGACTTTCTTGGTTATAAAAAAATGCTAAAGATTAACATGGGAATTGCTACGAAAACTTTACTAACCATTATACCGGGCCTCTCAATAAATTGCCTTCTTACTTCCTTAACAACCTCTTGAGCAGTTCGGCCAACTGCTGAACAGGCCCAAGCActaaataagtatataagcatagaGCCTAACAATCCACCAACGAAAACTTCTGGAATGGCAATATCAACCTGGCAATCatcataaatttcaaattacgACAGGACTGAATAGTATTTAAAGAGGGGAAAAAATCAATACTGGGAAAGCTGGCTTTCTTACCTGTTTGAAAGGTTCACGAGCAAATGTAGCAATCTCATCCATATATGCACTAAACAGAAGAAAAGATGCAAGTGCAGCAGATCCTATGGCAAATCCTTTAGTGGTAGCTTTTGTAGTGTTCCCTACTGCATCAAGAACATCGGTGATCTCCCGGACACTTTCAGGCTGTAAGGAGACGtttgataaattataattaaaaccaaacaatataaaaagaaacaagaaagtCCTCAGAATTGAGACAAGAATCTTAACGAATTCATAACAGGGCTACCTGCTGACTCATCTCTACAATTCCACCAGCATTATCAGCTATTGGACCAAACATATCCATAGTGAGAACATAAGCAGCAGTACTGAGCATTCCCATTGTTGCTACAGCTGTGCCGAAAAGCCCACCAGTTGGAATTCCATTTTCGTCCATTAGGCCAGAGGTCTGGCCCAGCCAGAAAGCTGAGATAATAGATACACTAATGACAAGAACAGGAAGAGCTGTTGATTCCAGACCCAAACTGACTCCAGCAATTATATTAGTCCCATGACCTGTGGAGCTCGAAAGGGCTAACATGCGTACGGGCTCATGTTTGTAGTCGGTATAATACTTGGTAATCCAGACAAAAATGTATGCCGTGATAATGCCAACTAACCCACACAAGGCAAAGTTAAACCACGCAGACGGTGCTTGCTCGGTGTAAAGCAGCCATCGGGTAGACTGTAGAATAAAACAACCGCAATGACAATAATGtctcaaaactaaaacaagCAAGCTTCTAAAGTCTAAACTTAAAACACTAATATTTTCAAATGACAAAGAACATAAAAGATAAATCGTAACTATCCGCtgatttcttttgttatttgctacaaaataaacagaaacgTAACGCAATGGTCAATGAAGTATTACCGCACCAAATGTCAGAACAGCCAAAATTATTGTAACAGAATATCCTCTCTGTAGAATTGTCATTGGATCCTCCGAAGAAGCCTTTCCACCAGAATCACGTGTACCCCTAATTGAGAATATTCCAGCCGATGAAATCACCAGATCAAAAGAGTGAACAACCAGAGGAAACAATATGAAACCAGATGGATCTGCACAAAAAGTGAATGTAAAGCTGAGTCTCTCAGGGAAATAGATACCCGTTTTGAACAAAATCAGTAACATAAAAGAAATGGTCAACCCTCTCCCTCTTTCAACACATGCAGACACGAGGTTGAGTGTTTGTGtgcatgaataaatataacACCAAAACTTGTGCTTGCCTTCAATTTTACAACGTTTAGCCATTGTTCCCCCAAGTATCATAGCACTAATTATTTCGGCTGCAATACTCTCAAAAAGATCAGCACCACGAGCTGCGCAATCGCCCACATTATCTCCAACCTTAATTTCAATGGAGTAAAATCAATAAATTTACACATTTAAAAGGTAGCAGACATGATAGAAATTTATTCAGTGACGTTCTCAACTATGGATAAAAGGATCAAACCATTTTTTCCCATTTCTAATGACTGCAAAATCTGCATGCACGCTAATGAATGTCTATAATTATGAAACAATAATAACAGAAAgacaaacattttttttatactttaaacgattatcctttttttgtttgtaatttatCATTACATTATCTTGTTGTACATTTATGCATACAAGGAATTCCTCCATAAGAATTGAGGGTACTCAATGCCCGAAGAGAAAATAACATTACCAACAAATCATCCGCCATTCACACATCTACCAAACAAATCATCTGCCATTCAATTATTCTAGCTGTTAAGTATGAtaactcaatttttttttaacgaaaAGCACATCTCCACACATTGAGCCTTAAAACATACTTCAAGGTGGGCAGAGGTGCCTTGCCTAACACcttatgagaaaataaaaagtttaaagGACTTTGAAACCCATAATAATGGAATAATAAAACATTTAACAGTTTATAtgaaacacacacaaaatggAATCTTGGTCTTCAATGAACTTTACTGCCACAGATTTCAGGATTTAAAAAACATCCGATGTTCACCATTTCTTCCTTTCATTTCAGCCTCAACTTTAATGAAAAAAGTCATACAAGGATAAAAGGGCGAACATCAGATCAGGGATTGTTTTAACCCAAACAACAAGCTTCAGTGGCTATGCACAGGCTCTTAAATGAAGCCAACAAAGGAGAAAAATACCAGATCTGCAATCACTGCAGGATTCCTAGGGTCATCTTCAGGAATTCCCTGCTCTACTTTTCCCACAAGATCTGCTCCAACATCAGCAGCTTTTGTGTATATTCCACCACCCAACTGAGCAAATAAGGCAACAAAAGATGCTCCGAATCCATAtccaacaagaagaagaggcaCTGAAAACAAAGTACATCAAAGTCAAGCAAAATATCTCACAAAACAATGGAAATagtaatttatatataatagtcAAAATGGAAGGCATAAAATATGTGTATGCAGTCAAACAGCTAACATGATCATATATAGCTATTAGGTTGAGACCATCCAATATAAGCATTTCAACTAAATGTACATTTACTGTCAAGAACAGGTTAAACCGGAGCAAAAGGGTAGTTATAAGCTTGTGAACACAATATCAAACGGATTGAACATATTCTAACCATGACCCCGCAaaccaaattttaaataaatcaatACAGCAAAGCAAGATAACCCAAAAGATAttcacataataaaaataaagtaaacaCAAAAACTGACAATAAGTGATAGCTGTACACTTTAACGTCGCATCATAGGAAAATAGAAACAGGaatgataaacaaaaattgtttAAATTTATGCAATAAATATCATAATCATAAGCAAAGGATCAAGGAGAGTCAGCACATACAGTCAGTAACCTTCATTGAACCTGGCGAATCCACTTCCAACCAAACATAAAATGTGGCATACAGGATGGCTATACCAATTACAGCCATACCAACCACAACCATAGCAGAAAAACCACCAGCACGAACAGCTATCTGCACATATGATTTCCCCTTTAAGATATGAATCTGATACGTTCTCAGA includes the following:
- the LOC117620886 gene encoding pyrophosphate-energized membrane proton pump 2-like, translated to MVMDVDVEDGNLGPYQDRPRTFPNMRGKSYNPLIFRILMRINVRVLFVILLLALGVVFYVGASTSPIIVFVFSICIISFLVSLYLARWVLAKDEGPPEMGQISDAIRDGAEGFFRTQYGTISKMAFLLAAVIFCIYLFRSTTPEQEASGIGRFTSAYITVAAFLLGALCSGAAGYVGMWVSVRANVRVSSAARRSAREALQIAVRAGGFSAMVVVGMAVIGIAILYATFYVWLEVDSPGSMKVTDLPLLLVGYGFGASFVALFAQLGGGIYTKAADVGADLVGKVEQGIPEDDPRNPAVIADLVGDNVGDCAARGADLFESIAAEIISAMILGGTMAKRCKIEDPSGFILFPLVVHSFDLVISSAGIFSIRGTRDSGGKASSEDPMTILQRGYSVTIILAVLTFGASTRWLLYTEQAPSAWFNFALCGLVGIITAYIFVWITKYYTDYKHEPVRMLALSSSTGHGTNIIAGVSLGLESTALPVLVISVSIISAFWLGQTSGLMDENGIPTGGLFGTAVATMGMLSTAAYVLTMDMFGPIADNAGGIVEMSQQPESVREITDVLDAVGNTTKATTKGFAIGSAALASFLLFSAYMDEIATFAREPFKQVDIAIPEVFVGGLLGSMLIYLFSAWACSAVGRTAQEVVKEVRRQFIERPGIMDYTEKPDYSRCVAIVASASLKEMIKPGALAIVSPIVIGWLILFFLLISFMFNHSSLHKVPHHPISPRALALFPAEDSTYLLTKLDSLLAGPF